The Micropterus dolomieu isolate WLL.071019.BEF.003 ecotype Adirondacks linkage group LG23, ASM2129224v1, whole genome shotgun sequence DNA window gaacagtACTGATTTGTCTGTCAAACGTTTGTTCAACGTTCAAGTAATCAGGATATAGTGCAGAGCAGCAGTAGGCTAATCATTTTAGTAAAGTCAAGTCAGTTAAGGTCAAGATACCCAAATCTTTACAATAAGGAGAACAGTTAAGGTGCCCAAGCCTGCTATTTTAGCTCCCACCAGCTAATGTTGGGTTTGAGGTTAAGCTTGAACCTCTACTGAGGTCTGTTGATGTGATGTTTGCAGCTCTGGATCCTGCTGGGCCTCAGTTCACTGGCACTCCTCCAGAGGACCGCCTGGACTCCACAGACGCCCAGTTTGTGGACGTCCTGCACACAGACATAGATGGTCAGTTTTTactgaaatactgtattatgtttattcagtcttttataattgtttaaaatgtgtatgtaagttgttttgttttttacatacaaaaatatacagATGATGAAATTATTGTAGTTGTCATGTGCTGACTGTGTTCACAGCCCTCGGCTACAGAAAACCTTTGGGTCACATTGATTTCTATGCTAATGGAGGAACAGACCAACCTGGCTGCCCAAAGACCATCTTTTCTGGTAAGGTTAATTTTTGTtcaatttatacattttatgaaaTGTAACAATCCCGTTTGGTAACCATGTCCCTTGTTTCCTATCCAATTAGGAGGATCCTATTTTAAATGTGACCACCAGAGATCAGTGTTGCTCTACCTTGACTCTGTGAATCAGACATGTGCCAGCAAGGCCATCCCCTGCTCCTCCTATGAAGACTTTCTGGATGGTAACTGCTTGAACTGTGAAAGTTTTGGTGCTGCTGGATGTCCTGTCTTTGGTTGGTACACTAATCTCTTAGACTTGAAGAATGGacattgttttagttttcaaTGAATATAATGTCTTAATCTGATGGTCAGTTATAAAAATCAATTTACACACAATTTCATGTGCAAGTTAGATGGGTTTCAATAGAAAAAATGACATGAATGCAATATTTAACAATACTATTAATGGAAGGACTTATAATGGcgttttttatttcttcagaaCTCAGTGTGTTATTGTTGTAAATCTGACGCAGCTGTTTCACTAAAATTCAGGTTATGACGTCACAGAGTGGAAAGATGTCCTGCTGAGACTGGGCCAAACAACAACGTACTTCACCACAAATGCAAAGTCTCCATTCTGCAGTAACAACACTAATAATCTTAACATCTGACAGTATTTGATGATTTGACAGCCAAAATAGGTCATAAATTGTTTATTCTGACTTTACTCTTAAATGTTACTTTTATGAGCTTTAACAGTTATAGGAgtataattttatttcaaaatggcaGACATCTTGtgattgaaagaaaatgttaatgtCCTCTCTCAGTGACAGACTATATGGTGGACGTGATGATATGGAACATGGACATGCGCTGGGGATACATTACTGTTAAACTTCACAGTAATGGTGAAGAAGCAGTGGCGACCATTGACCAGTAAGTCTTCACTTTGCTTACTTCAGTAGCAAATAACAAATATTTCACCACAACTTCTCTTGGTCCATCAGTTGCCGCTTTCTCACAGTAATGTCGGGATTTGTTTTCCAAATCAGTAAAGCTGCAGAGTTCAAGAGGTACACAGAAACCAAGTTGTTTGCCCAGTTTGACAAAGACATTCTCTCAGTGAAAGAGGTCTCTCTCAAATTCTCCACTGGGAATGTATTCAAGCCAAAATATAAGCTTCGTGTTCTCCGTATTCGTCTGACACACCTGGGACGCAAGGACAGGTATGcaataaataaagatttttttcaaatgtgtaatatctttaatacattttgtttattttattgaaagtgaaaacagcaaaaattaTAAGTAAGCACTTAATTCTTCCAGTTCTAGATTTACAGTAATGTTGACTCTGTCCCTCACAGGCCTCTCTGTCGATATGACGTCCTTCTCAAGGAGAACAAAGAAGTTACCTTCAGGCCCATTCCCTGTGAAGAATCCAACTTCTGAGACAGAATCGGACTCCATCTCAAGAAATACCACTGCTCTTACTGGAAATGATTCCACTGACTCTTCAATACAATCCTTAAAAAGCACTGGATTCTTCACTTACGTTACGGAAGATACTTCCTcaaacaaaagtttttttttttaacatgataTTACTAGaaactatttatttgtgtatattgGATTATTTAGATTATGACAATAATATAACTATTAATACAATCTCAAGTCAATAATGCTTGCCCTGCACAACTGATGAATTAACTGACCGCTTGGTCAGTCAGTTTTTGTACC harbors:
- the lipia gene encoding lipase member H isoform X2 yields the protein MFLWQYLTLLLLIPVQICKALPEQRCAEFTDLNLGHAFIGTSLTIRLLLHTRDNPSCGTLMSHTNLSAHPQFNLSRPTTFIIHGYRPTGSPPIWVHNATELLLARNDINVIVVDWNRGATNMNYFTAVENTRKAADNLTTFIEKMQEHGASLSSIHMIGVSLGAHISGFIGAKLNGSIGRITALDPAGPQFTGTPPEDRLDSTDAQFVDVLHTDIDALGYRKPLGHIDFYANGGTDQPGCPKTIFSGGSYFKCDHQRSVLLYLDSVNQTCASKAIPCSSYEDFLDGYDVTEWKDVLLRLGQTTTYFTTNAKSPFCMTDYMVDVMIWNMDMRWGYITVKLHSNGEEAVATIDHKAAEFKRYTETKLFAQFDKDILSVKEVSLKFSTGNVFKPKYKLRVLRIRLTHLGRKDRPLCRYDVLLKENKEVTFRPIPCEESNF
- the lipia gene encoding lipase member H isoform X1, which gives rise to MFLWQYLTLLLLIPVQICKALPEQRCAEFTDLNLGHAFIGTSLTIRLLLHTRDNPSCGTLMSHTNLSAHPQFNLSRPTTFIIHGYRPTGSPPIWVHNATELLLARNDINVIVVDWNRGATNMNYFTAVENTRKAADNLTTFIEKMQEHGASLSSIHMIGVSLGAHISGFIGAKLNGSIGRITALDPAGPQFTGTPPEDRLDSTDAQFVDVLHTDIDALGYRKPLGHIDFYANGGTDQPGCPKTIFSGGSYFKCDHQRSVLLYLDSVNQTCASKAIPCSSYEDFLDGNCLNCESFGAAGCPVFGYDVTEWKDVLLRLGQTTTYFTTNAKSPFCMTDYMVDVMIWNMDMRWGYITVKLHSNGEEAVATIDHKAAEFKRYTETKLFAQFDKDILSVKEVSLKFSTGNVFKPKYKLRVLRIRLTHLGRKDRPLCRYDVLLKENKEVTFRPIPCEESNF